The genomic region TTAAAATTGCTTCTTTAGCACCTTTATTTATATATATTTTCCCTTTACTATGAGACAAATAAGCAATCCAAGCTTTTTTATTTTTCATTTTTTTATTTGGCAAGAATATCGTTCCAGGATTTTCACCATATATAAATTTTTCTATATTTCCTAAATTCTTACCATTACATATACATGTTTTTACTCCAGAATTTGATGCCATTTTTCCTGCTTCTATTTTGGAATTAATTCCACCTGTTCCAAACGACGTTTTTTTTATTTTTAATAATTCTTCTTTCTCATTGTAATTTTTTATAATATTTCCATTTTTATCATAAATCCCATCAACTGAAGTCAATATTACTAATCCATCCGCACCCCAACCAATAGCAAAATAAGCAGATAACATATCATTATCACCAAATTTGATTTCTTCTACAGATATTGTGTCATTTTCATTTATTATTGGAATTATATTAAATTGGTTTAGCCCTATTAATGTATTTTTTAAATTTAAAAATCGATCTCTATATGAGAAATCATCTTTTGTTAATAAAATTTGGGCTATTTTTTTATTATAAAAGTCAAAAGCTTGCTCATATATTTTCATTAACTGTACCTGCCCAATTGCGCACAATGCTTGTTTTTGAGCTAAACTTTTTATAGGATTCAAATTCAAATATTTTAATCCTGCAGCATTTGCACCAGAAGAAACAATAACGACTTTTTTGTTATTATCCATTAATTTAGACACAATAGAACTCAATTTTATTATGAATTTTTTATTTATTTCCTTCTCTTTAACAAGTAAATTACTTCCTATTTTAATTACTATTTTTTCCATTTTAGTCCCTCACATTATAATTGCCTTGAATTATATATTTATATGTAGTTAATTCTTTTAAACCAACTGGTCCTCGAGCATGCATTTTTTGAGTACTTATACCCATTTCTGCTCCCATTCCAAATTCTCCACCATCTGTAAATCTTGTTGATGCATTAATATATACTGCTGCAGAATCTATTTCATTAACAAACTTCATTGCATTTAAATAATTTTCTGTTAATATGGACTCAGAATGACCTGTTGAATATTTTTTTATATGATTAATGGCCTCATTTAAATCTTCAACAATTTTTATTGAAAGAATTAAATCAAGATACTCCGTAGCCCAATCTTCTTCTGTAGCTTTTTTTACTTTTATGATACTTATGGTTTTTTCACAACCACGAATTTCTACAGATTTGCTTTCAAGTTGTTCTTTTAATGCTGGTAATATTTTTTCTGCAATATTTTTATGAATTAATACAGTCTCAACTGTATTACATGTGCCTGGTCTTTGTGTTTTTGCATTATCTATTATGTCAATTGATTTTTCGATATTTGCTGATTCATCTACAAATATATGACATATTCCAACACCTGTTTCTAAAACAGGAACGGTAGAATTTTTTACTACAAAATCTATTAATCCTTTACCTCCTCTAGGGATTATTAAATCAATATATTCATTTAATTTAAGCATTTCATTTACTAATTCTCTATTTGTGTTTTCTATTAATTCGATAGAATTTATAGGTATTTCAGAATTTCCCAACCCATCTTTTATAGCTTTTACAATAGCTTTATTAGAGTTTATTGCATCTGAACCTCCTCTTAATAATACTGAATTTCCGGATTTTAAGGCTAATATTGTAGCTTCTAAAGTAACATTAGGTCTAGATTCATATATTATACCTATTACACCTAAAGGAACTCTTACTTTACTTATTCTCAAACCATCTTCTCTTAAAAATGAATCGAACATTTCACCCACTGGATCTTTTAAATTTACAACCGTTTTGCAAGCTTCTATCATCCCTTTAATTCTTTTCTCATTTAAAGCTAATCTATCTATTAATGATTTTTTTATTCCTTTTTTTTCTGCTATTTCTACATCTTTTTTATTTTCTGTTAATATATATTCTTTATTTTTTTCTATTGATTTAGCTATTTCTAATATGGCTTTATTTTTTTGTTTTGCATTTAACGTTTTTAAAATATTAGAACTTTCTTTCAAATTTTTCGCTTTTATTATTAATTCACTCATTTTTACCACCTCATAATTCTTTATTTTTTAAATATGATTCATATACTGCCTTCATAATTGCACCTTTAGTTCCTTTTTGTTCTAATTCATATAAACCCTTAATGGTTACTCCACCAGGAGAAGATACTCGGTATTTTAACTCTGATAAATCTATTTCCTCTTTTTCTAAAAAACGTATTGATCCTTCAAATGTTTTTAAAACAATATCCTTAGCAGTATCTGCATGTAACCCTATATTTATAGCCCCTTCTATAAAACTTTCGAGTATGAATGCTACAAATGCTGGTCCGCTGCTGTTCAATATTGTAAACGCATCAAATTTTTCTTCTTCTAATTCCAATACTTTCCCAAGGGGTTTTAATAATTCTATGATTTCTTTTTTTTCATCTCTTACAATAGTTTCATGAAAAGCTATTGCTGTGACTCCTTTCCCTATTTTAGAAATTACTGTTGGCATTATTCTAACTACATTATTTTTTTTTGATTTTTCTGATATTTCATTTATTTCTTTTCCTGCTGCGGTACTAATAATATAATTCCCGTCTTCTTCTAATTCTGATATTTCTTTAAATACTTCATCAATATGTTGAGGTTTTACAGATACAAATACATACTTTGAATTTTTATATACATCTTTTATTGATTTGCATATTTTTATATTTCCTATTTTTTCATATTTTTTTAATTTTGATCTAGTTCTATTTATTATATGAAAAGTATGTTCTTTATTTTGTAAAGTTTCTAACAACATACTACCAATATTTCCTATTCCTATAATTCCAATATTCATGTTCTCACACTCCATAATTTCCATATTTTTTTATATATTCATCTATGCCACCAATTTCAAGTATTTTATTTATGAATTTTGGAAAAGGTATGAATTTATATTCTTTGTTTTGAGTTAGATTATTTATTATTCCTTTTTCTGTATCAACTTTTAATATATCGCCTTCATTAATTTCATCAACTTCTTTTAATTCAATTACAGGCAATCCAATATTAATAGAATTTCGATAAAAAATTCTTGCAAATGATTTTGCGATAACACATGAAACACCGGAAACTTTTATTATTCTTGGAGCATGTTCTCTTGAGGAGCCTAACCCAAAGTTTTTCCCACCTACTATAATGTCACCAGAATTAACTTTTTTAGCAAAATCTTCTCTTGCATCTTCTAATACGTGTTTAGCTAACTCTTTAAGATTTGAACGCAAATGAAAATATCTTCCAGGTGCTATATGATCAGTTGAAATATTATCTCCAAATTTCCATACATTTCCTTGTAATATCATTCTAATACCTCCCTTGGATCTGTTATATAACCTGTTATTGCACTTGCTGCAGCAACTGCAGGAGAAGATAAATATATTTCTGAGTTTGGATTTCCAGCTCTTCCGTGAAAGTTTCTATTTTGTGTAGACAACACTTTTTCACCATCTGCAGGTACTCCAGCATGTACTCCAACACAAGGGCCGCATCCAGGTGGTAGGATGGTGGCTCCTGCTTTAATAAACGTATTAATTAATCCCTCTTTTAAAGCTTGGAGATATACATCTTTTGAAGCTGGTGCAATAATTAACCTTATATCATCTGATTTTTTTCTGTTTTTTAAAATATTGGCGACAATTCTCAAATCTTCAATTCTTCCATTTGTACATGTCCCAATGTAAACTTGGTCAATTTTTACACCTACAGCATCTTTTATATTTCGTGTGTTATCTACTGTATGTGGAAATGAAACCTGAGGTTCTATTTCGGATAAATTTATTTCAATTGTTTTTTCATATTTTGCATCCGGATCTGCGGTTATTTCTTTATAATCTTTTTCTCTGCCTTGTGATTTTAAATATTCTTTTGTTATTTCATCTGTTGGGAATATACCCACTTTTGCTCCAGCTTCCACAGCCATATTTGAAATTGTCAATCTGGATTCCATTGAAAGATTTTTAATTCCATCACCATCAAATTCTAAAGCTTTATATGTTGCACCATCAGCACCAATCTTCCCTATAAAATATAAGATAATATCTTTTGCATAAACACCTTTAGACAATTTTCCTTTTAAAATTATTTTGAATGTTTCAGGAACTTTTAACCAGACTTTTCCTAAACCATATGCAAGGGCAATATCTGTTGATCCCATACCAGTTGCAAAAGCTCCTAAAGCTCCTGCTGTACATGAATGTGAATCAGCTCCTACAATAACATCTCCTGGTTTTGCATATTTTTCAGCAACAATTTGATGTGATATACCTTCACCTATATCATAAAGGCCTGCAGAAGACTTTTTACAAAATTGTCTGAGTTTTTTTTGTGTATTGGATAATTCTTTTCTAGGACTTGGAGAAGCATGATCTATAAAAACTAAAGATTTACTTTTCACATCATCAAAATTTAAATAATTAAATTGATCAACTGTTAGTGGTCCTGTTCCATCTTGAACAAATGCTAAATCAATATCTGAAATGATTATTTCTCCTGCTTTAACTTCTTTTTTTGCATGTTCACTTAATATTTTTTCTGCTATTGTTTTTCCCACTTTATTCAACTCCTTTCACTTCTTTATATTTTAGATTTTTTGGGCCATTGTATATAGCTTTTGGTCTAAATATTCTATTATTTTTGCAATATTCCATAGCATGTGCTGTCCATCCCACAATTCTGGCCATTGCAAAAATAGGAGTAAAAAATTCTTTTGGAATACCAAAGTAGTTATAAAGAATTCCAGAATAAAAATCTACATTTGGATAAATCTTTTTATCTTTAAATTTGTTTACTACTATTTCCTCTACTTTTAAGGCTATTTCAAAATACTTTATGTTATTGTTTATAAAGATTTCTTTTATCCAATTTTTTAAAATTTTTGCGCGAGGATCGTATGTTTTATATATTCTATGGCCAAATCCCATTATTTTTTCTTTTTTTTCAATTAGATTGTTTATATAAAACTCAACATTTTCTATACTACCAATTTCATCGAACATTTTTAAAACTTTTTCATTCGCACCACCATGTAAAGGTCCTTTTAATGTTCCAATAGCAGTTGTTATAATAGAATAAATATCTGATAATGTTGATGCTGTAACTGTAGATGCAAAGGTTGAAGCATTCATTCCTTGTTCTTCATGTAGAATTAAAGCTTTATCAAATAAATTAAAATGTTCTGGAATTTTACCGAACATCATATATAAGAAATTTTCTGAATGTTTTAAAGATTCTTTAGGTTTAATTAAAGGTAAATCGTTTCTTATTCTATACCAGTACGCAATTATAGTTGGTATCTTTGCCGTTAAGTTAATAGCGTTTTCAAAAGTTGAATTTTCTTTTTTTGAATACATACCTAACATTGAAACAACACTTCTTAAAACTTCCATAGGATGAGAATTTTTAGGAAATAATTTCATCATTTCTATTATTTGGTTAGGTAATTCTCTTTTTTTAGATAGCATTGAAATTAAAAAATCCAATTCATTTTCATTAGGCAAAGAACCAAACCATATTAAATAAGCAGTTTCTTCAAAATTAGAATTTTGTATCAAATCTTCAATTTCAAAACCTCTATAAACTAATTTACCCTTTTCTCCATCAACACAGGAGATTGAACTAATAGCTACTGCTACACCATCCAAACCATATTTAACTTCAAATTCAATATCCATCATTTCACCTCCTTGAAAATAAAAAAGGCCACACTTTTTAAGTGTGGCCTTAGGATTACCTTAAGTAAAATATAGCTATACACCGAACTTAAGGTGTTGTGAAGGCCACACCTTGGGTTCGGGTTGATTATTTAATGTATTTATTAAATTAAATAAAGAAAGGATAAATATTTTCATTACAATAACCTCCTATATCTATAAAAATTATAGATAACTTTTAATGAATTCTAACATATATATTATTAAAAGTCAAGTGAATTTTTACAATTATATTTTAGTAACTGAATTTTAAATATATTTTAATTATTTCCCCAATTATAATTTAATATCCATTCTTGTTTTAATTCTTCTAATGTTCCATCTACTTTCAATGTCTCTATAACAGTGTTTAACCATAAAAGTAAATCTATATCTTTTTTGTTCACAGCTATACCGAGGTTTTCTTTTGTTAATAATTCATTAATCATTTTCATGGAAGGATATTTTTTTACTAAAGTACCAAAATATAAATCATCAAATACCATAGCATCAGCTTTTTTTATAATTACCTGATAAGCAGCAGCATCAACAGTTTCAAAAGTTAGAATTTTAGCTTTTGGAAACATTTTCCTTGCAACAATTTCCCCAGTTGAACCCAGTTGGACAGCAATTTTAACTTTAGACCCCATATTTTTAATGTCTTTTATTGTTAAGTTGGAATATTTTTGTGAATTAAACATTAAAGCCTGTCCAGTTTGATAATAAGGTATTGTAAAATTAACTTTTATAGCTCTTTCAGGAGTTATAGTCATAGCAGCCAAAATAATATCAAACTTATTTGCCATTAAAGCAGGAATTATCCCATCCCAATTAGTTATAACAAATTTGACTTTTACACCTAAAAAATCTGCTAAAATTTTCGCAAAAGCAATATCGTGTCCAATTCTTTTACCATTAATATCAATTCCATAGAATGGGGCATAAGCAGGATCCTGACCAACTAACAAAACACCACGTTTTTGAATTTCTTCGATTTTTCCACTAAATATGCTAATTGAAATAATAACTACCAAGATAAATAATGCTAATTTTTTCATAATATCTACCTCCTAATAAAGTTTTTTTAAATAAATAAAAAAGCCACACCAAATTATGGCGTGGCCTCTGATTTTCCTTGAGCAGCATCACAACTCAAGGTGTCAGCCTGAGGCCACACCTGAAATGATGATGTTTGAAGTTTTGATTTGATTTATAATTATAGGCAAAGAAAAGTTTTTCCATATTAACCACTCCTATACTCTAATTTTTAAGCTATTTCGTATTTTAATTCTGTTTTGAAAAATGTATCGGGATCCATATTTTCTAATATTTTCCCATCTTTCATAAATATAATTCTATCTCCAGCTTTTTTAGCAAAATCAACTTCATGTGTAACTACTAACATCGTTTTTCCGCTATTAGATAGTTCTACCATTGTTTCTTTTACTTCATATACTAAACTAGGATCAAGTGATGAGGTTGGTTCATCAAATAATATTATTTCTGGGTCCATCGCTAAAGCTCTTGCTATACCTGCCCTTTGTTGTTGGCCGCCTGATAATTGAGAAGGAAAATTATAAGCTTTATCTTTTAAATGAACTTTCTCTAAAACATTAAGAGCAATTTCATATGCTTCGTCTTTTTTCATCTTTTTAGTTCGTATTAATCCCAATGATATATTATCTATTATTTTTAAATGAGGAAATAAATTATGTTGTTGAAAAACAAAACCTATTTTTTGTACCAAGGTTTTTCTTGAATAATCATAAATATTTTTTTCTTCTAAAGCAATTATTCCTTTTTGATATTCTTCTAAACCAGCTATACATCTTAATAATGTTGATTTTCCAGAACCTGATGGGCCCATTATTACTAATACTTCTCCCTTTACAACTTTAAGATTTACACCCTTTAAAACCTCAAGGTTTCCAAAACTTTTCTCTAAATTTTTTATTTCAATCATACTATTGCAAACCTCCTTTCAAAATATTTCCCTAATAATTGCAATAATGCAGTTATTGTAAAATAAAATACTGCTACTGTAATATATGACTCAAATGATGCAAAGGAAGAGGTGGCGATTTGTCTTCCTACCATTGTCAATTCCTGTAATGCTATAACAGATGCTAGAGAACTATCTTTTACCAAGCTAATAAATTGTCCTGTTAATGCAGGTAACGTAGTTCTAAAAGCTTGAGGTAATAATATATCTATATATAGATAAAATGTATTTAATCCTATTGTTTTTGCTGCTTCAACTTGACCTTTTGGTACAGCTTCAATACCACCTCGAATAATTTCAGACACATAAGCACCTTCAAATAAAGATAATGATACTATCGCACCAATCATTGCACTTATTTCTATCATTGAACCTATACCATAATAAACAATCAATATAATAACTAATAAAGGTATATTTCTAAAAATTGTTGTATATGTATTTGCAAATTCTTTTAAAATTTCGTACTTAGATGTTTTCATAACCCCAAATATTA from Marinitoga aeolica harbors:
- a CDS encoding 3-isopropylmalate dehydratase small subunit is translated as MLQGNVWKFGDNISTDHIAPGRYFHLRSNLKELAKHVLEDAREDFAKKVNSGDIIVGGKNFGLGSSREHAPRIIKVSGVSCVIAKSFARIFYRNSINIGLPVIELKEVDEINEGDILKVDTEKGIINNLTQNKEYKFIPFPKFINKILEIGGIDEYIKKYGNYGV
- a CDS encoding glutamate-5-semialdehyde dehydrogenase; the encoded protein is MSELIIKAKNLKESSNILKTLNAKQKNKAILEIAKSIEKNKEYILTENKKDVEIAEKKGIKKSLIDRLALNEKRIKGMIEACKTVVNLKDPVGEMFDSFLREDGLRISKVRVPLGVIGIIYESRPNVTLEATILALKSGNSVLLRGGSDAINSNKAIVKAIKDGLGNSEIPINSIELIENTNRELVNEMLKLNEYIDLIIPRGGKGLIDFVVKNSTVPVLETGVGICHIFVDESANIEKSIDIIDNAKTQRPGTCNTVETVLIHKNIAEKILPALKEQLESKSVEIRGCEKTISIIKVKKATEEDWATEYLDLILSIKIVEDLNEAINHIKKYSTGHSESILTENYLNAMKFVNEIDSAAVYINASTRFTDGGEFGMGAEMGISTQKMHARGPVGLKELTTYKYIIQGNYNVRD
- a CDS encoding amino acid ABC transporter permease is translated as MNKNYIQKFIAYAVLIIILAVFYIEMSKTYPFNWQKVPFKYMNLYLEGFYMTLKISVFSIFFAMIIGIIFGVMKTSKYEILKEFANTYTTIFRNIPLLVIILIVYYGIGSMIEISAMIGAIVSLSLFEGAYVSEIIRGGIEAVPKGQVEAAKTIGLNTFYLYIDILLPQAFRTTLPALTGQFISLVKDSSLASVIALQELTMVGRQIATSSFASFESYITVAVFYFTITALLQLLGKYFERRFAIV
- a CDS encoding amino acid ABC transporter ATP-binding protein gives rise to the protein MIEIKNLEKSFGNLEVLKGVNLKVVKGEVLVIMGPSGSGKSTLLRCIAGLEEYQKGIIALEEKNIYDYSRKTLVQKIGFVFQQHNLFPHLKIIDNISLGLIRTKKMKKDEAYEIALNVLEKVHLKDKAYNFPSQLSGGQQQRAGIARALAMDPEIILFDEPTSSLDPSLVYEVKETMVELSNSGKTMLVVTHEVDFAKKAGDRIIFMKDGKILENMDPDTFFKTELKYEIA
- the proC gene encoding pyrroline-5-carboxylate reductase; amino-acid sequence: MNIGIIGIGNIGSMLLETLQNKEHTFHIINRTRSKLKKYEKIGNIKICKSIKDVYKNSKYVFVSVKPQHIDEVFKEISELEEDGNYIISTAAGKEINEISEKSKKNNVVRIMPTVISKIGKGVTAIAFHETIVRDEKKEIIELLKPLGKVLELEEEKFDAFTILNSSGPAFVAFILESFIEGAINIGLHADTAKDIVLKTFEGSIRFLEKEEIDLSELKYRVSSPGGVTIKGLYELEQKGTKGAIMKAVYESYLKNKEL
- a CDS encoding transporter substrate-binding domain-containing protein, producing MKKLALFILVVIISISIFSGKIEEIQKRGVLLVGQDPAYAPFYGIDINGKRIGHDIAFAKILADFLGVKVKFVITNWDGIIPALMANKFDIILAAMTITPERAIKVNFTIPYYQTGQALMFNSQKYSNLTIKDIKNMGSKVKIAVQLGSTGEIVARKMFPKAKILTFETVDAAAYQVIIKKADAMVFDDLYFGTLVKKYPSMKMINELLTKENLGIAVNKKDIDLLLWLNTVIETLKVDGTLEELKQEWILNYNWGNN
- a CDS encoding citrate/2-methylcitrate synthase, with protein sequence MDIEFEVKYGLDGVAVAISSISCVDGEKGKLVYRGFEIEDLIQNSNFEETAYLIWFGSLPNENELDFLISMLSKKRELPNQIIEMMKLFPKNSHPMEVLRSVVSMLGMYSKKENSTFENAINLTAKIPTIIAYWYRIRNDLPLIKPKESLKHSENFLYMMFGKIPEHFNLFDKALILHEEQGMNASTFASTVTASTLSDIYSIITTAIGTLKGPLHGGANEKVLKMFDEIGSIENVEFYINNLIEKKEKIMGFGHRIYKTYDPRAKILKNWIKEIFINNNIKYFEIALKVEEIVVNKFKDKKIYPNVDFYSGILYNYFGIPKEFFTPIFAMARIVGWTAHAMEYCKNNRIFRPKAIYNGPKNLKYKEVKGVE
- the proB gene encoding glutamate 5-kinase; amino-acid sequence: MEKIVIKIGSNLLVKEKEINKKFIIKLSSIVSKLMDNNKKVVIVSSGANAAGLKYLNLNPIKSLAQKQALCAIGQVQLMKIYEQAFDFYNKKIAQILLTKDDFSYRDRFLNLKNTLIGLNQFNIIPIINENDTISVEEIKFGDNDMLSAYFAIGWGADGLVILTSVDGIYDKNGNIIKNYNEKEELLKIKKTSFGTGGINSKIEAGKMASNSGVKTCICNGKNLGNIEKFIYGENPGTIFLPNKKMKNKKAWIAYLSHSKGKIYINKGAKEAILKRKSLLSIGIEKVEGKFLKGDAVNIYYENKIIAKGISNYSYLESKNILGKKSEEIQKLGNYDYEEFIHADNLVIL
- a CDS encoding 3-isopropylmalate dehydratase large subunit, producing the protein MGKTIAEKILSEHAKKEVKAGEIIISDIDLAFVQDGTGPLTVDQFNYLNFDDVKSKSLVFIDHASPSPRKELSNTQKKLRQFCKKSSAGLYDIGEGISHQIVAEKYAKPGDVIVGADSHSCTAGALGAFATGMGSTDIALAYGLGKVWLKVPETFKIILKGKLSKGVYAKDIILYFIGKIGADGATYKALEFDGDGIKNLSMESRLTISNMAVEAGAKVGIFPTDEITKEYLKSQGREKDYKEITADPDAKYEKTIEINLSEIEPQVSFPHTVDNTRNIKDAVGVKIDQVYIGTCTNGRIEDLRIVANILKNRKKSDDIRLIIAPASKDVYLQALKEGLINTFIKAGATILPPGCGPCVGVHAGVPADGEKVLSTQNRNFHGRAGNPNSEIYLSSPAVAAASAITGYITDPREVLE